The stretch of DNA ATACGAGATCGTTTTCGGCCATTGACTCATGAAAAACCTCATTACTAACAACAATCAAAACTTTTGCTCTAACACGTATTTCATTTATTCCTGTAATAATCGTTTCCATTACTTGTTTAAAAAAAGATTCATCCCAACTTTGGCTGGCCAAAAACAATTCATTATTTAAAAGGGTCGTTACGCAATCGAGGAGAATAATATCGTTATCGTTGAACATCACCGCAGCTTCCCCAATATGTTGGGACTGCTCAATCGTTCTCCATTTAAATGTCTCTGCTTCACGATCACGCCGGTGCTTTGCAATTCGTTCCTGCATTTCTTGATCGGAAGCAACACCCGTTGCTAAATAATTTAATTGACCGCCATTTTCTCTTGCCAGCTCCAGCGCCATTTTTTCGGCAAAGCTGCTTTTCCCGCTCCTTACCCCGCCAGATATAAAGATTAATGAAGCTTCCGCCATTCCAGCAACACCTCCATTAATGCACTATTTTCTTGCTTACTTTTTATCGCAAAGCGAAGCCAATTTCCTTCCAAGCCCGGAAAATTAAACGTATGCCGGGGAATAATCCCCTTGTGTAATAAAAATTCAAAAAGGCTAAACTGATCCGTGAAAAAGGGATCTCGTAACAAATAAAAGTTAACTTGGGACGGAGTGATCTCAAAATTATTTTTGCTATAAAAGGTATGTAGCCGTTCCCGTTCTTCCCAAATATAGACTTGTGTCTTATTTATAAAATCTTTATTTTGTAAACAAAGCTCACCTGCCAATAAGGCAATCGTATTGATACTCCAATGCGGCTGTAATTTGCTAAGTTTCGCAATGATTTCTGGGGTTGCCGCCAAATATCCTAACCGAAGTCCTGGAATGGCAAACATTTTTGTCATAGAACGGATAATAATTAAATTTGGAAACTTGTTTATGTAAGGAATAAAAGATTGATAGTCTAGTAAAAAGTCATAGAAAGCTTCATCCAAAATCACGAAACAATTTTGTTTTTCACATTCCTCTATTATCGAAAGGATCGTTGAAACAGAATATTGAATACCGGTTGGATTATTAGGATTGCACAAGAATAATGCATCTACACTTGGTAAACTTAAGCGTAACTCATCAATGCTTAGCTCAAAATTCGGCTCCTTTAATTGATGGTATTGAATCTCACAATGATTTGCTCGACAGGCCATTTCATATTCAGAAAAAGTTGGTTCCACCACTAGTACCTTTTTGCCTGTAAGGAGTCTTGCCACAAGTGTAATAAGTTCGGCTCCTCCGTTGCCAATTAAAATAGAATCATTAGAAATTTGTTCACCCTCTGCAATTCTATTCTTGAGTTTTTCCGCAAATGGGTCTGGATACACGATAATTTCCTGATAAAAATCATTCCATTTCTCTTTTAAGTCAGGAGGCGGTCCTAGAGGATTAATATTTGCACTAAAATCTATATACTTTTCAGGGAGCGAAAGTCCCATCGACTTAAAAAGGTGCTGCGGATTTGATCCATGTGATGGCCATTTCAAGAATCATCCCTCCTATCCATAAAAATAGCAAAAATAAAAAGACTGTTTTATCTAAGATTTTATTAGCCACTAATATATGACCTGCTTGAATAGGAACGAGAGGCTCACCCATCTTTGCCCGGTTTGAAAGTATTCCTTTGTAATAGTTAATACCGCCAAGCTGAATCCCTAAAATAGCTGCAACAGCCGCTTCTCCCCAGCCGCTATTTGGACTCGGATGCTTCTTCGCATCACGGAACAATATTTTCCATGCCCGTCGATATTCTAGTTCCGCAGGCTTTGTTCCGATTAGCATGATGATCCCGGTTATCCTGCTTGGGACCCAGTTCATCACATCATCCCATTTAGCAGAAGCCCAGCCGAAATCTTTAAATCTCTCATTCATATAACCTACCATCGAATCACAGGTATTACTTGCCCGATAGACCATTGCCAGCGGCGCACCCCCAATTAGGGCCCAAAACAATGGTGCTGTCACCCCGTCACTCGTATTTTCGGCAACCGTCTCAATTGCTCCACGTGCAATTTCACCCTCATTTAATGTCCCTGTATCTCTGCCAACAATAAAGGAGAGTTTGTTTCTTGCTCCTGCCAAGTCACCCTTTTCTAAGGGACCATAGACATTAAACGAGGCTTCCTTCAAACTTTTTTGGGCTATTGTAGTTGCAATAATCATACTTTCAACGATGATCCCTGCAATAGGATGTATCTGATAACTAATTCCTACTAAAAGAATTACAATCAAGAAGACTAAAAATAAAACAAAAAGGAGCATTGCCACCCCTTTAAATTTCTTGTTTTTCCCATGGTTTAAACGTTTTTCAAAAAGTGAAATCAACGACCCTATCCATCTAACAGGATGTGGCCAATGGGGTGGATCTCCTACAACCTTGTCAATGAAATACGCTATAGTTATCGCGATTAAATGGTAAACAATCATATTCTTTTCCTTTTTTGAGATTTACGTATAGCCTCCAAAGTACACTCGTGTACGGCTTTTCCGATCAGTTTTCCTAAAGCTGTAATTGTCCCAGCATATTCCAAACCTACACCAGTCTGGGTAGCAGCGATTAAAATACTATCCGTCGAAGTACCCGTAGCAATGGTGCCTGTCACCCCATCGATAATGTTTAAATCATGGAGCACTTTCGCTTTTGCTTCCGTTGCAGTCATAATACTTTGAATAAATGCTTCTTCTGTTAATTCACCATTAACGAAAATCCAGGTATTGATGGTGCCAGGCACCTGTTCAAATGTATGCTGTTCACTTTTGGAAGCGTCAACGGCATTTCCAACGCCCGCAGTTACTACAACAAAGACTGAAAAACCAGCCCCTTCGATGTGCTTATAGGAAACATCCTCTAGGATAACTGCTGTCATCATTCCGACTGTTTCTGAAGGTTCAAAACCATTTATTTTTAAAAAGTCTGCCATTTCCTTGCGATGATCGCTGCAGTTATAGTCCTTTCCAACATGTCGATTAACAAAAGTGTGATGCCAGCCAACCCCCGAACCGATAACACCTGAAGACATTGTCCTTAATGGGGAAGGGGCTTTTAATTCGATAAACTCATTGGTATGGCGTAACATCGACTCATCGATTTTGATTTTTTTCTTCTCCTGCTTCTCTTCGGGTATTAGCACCATTTGCGGTGCGGCTACTCTTGGATGAGGTTGTTTCATAATCTCAGTATGGTATACGTTTCGTATTCTTTCTTCCCTCAGCACTTCATTGGGTTTATGGTTAATATTTATCACACCGTTTTCAAGCAGCAGCAGTCGATCACAGTATAAGCCTGCTAGATTTAAATCATGAAAGATCGAAAGGACGGTCAAACCAGTTTCTGTAGTCCAGTTTTTTAATAAATCCAGCAATTCCTTTTGATAAGATAAATCTAAATGATTTGTTGGTTCATCTAACAGGAGAATTTCAGGTTCTTGGGCGAGTGCTTGAGCTAAAAACACTCTTTGTTTTTCCCCGCCAGATAACTCTTGTATACTTTTATTTTGGAATGAAGTTATGCCTGTCTGCCTCATGACACGCTGTACGATACGTTCATCCTTTTCTCCCCAGGTTTGAAACCAGCCTGTTTGATGCGCATAACGACCGAGAGAAACGGTTTCTTTTACAGAATAGGAAAAGGATTGGGAAGAATGCTGAGACAAAACCGCTACGCTTTGAGCAAGCTGCTTTGAATGATATTCCTGCAGCCTTTTACCTTTTATGAAAATATCGCCATTAGCAAACGGTAAGATTCCACTAATCATTTTTAACAATGTCGTCTTACCACTTCCATTCGGTCCCAATATACCGAATAACTCACCTGTTTGGACTTCAAAGGTAATATCCCTCAGTACAGATTCAGTCGAATACCCTCCTGTAACATGTTGAACGCTAAGCATCTTTTAACCACTCCTTTCCGTCCTTTTTCTCTGTAAAAGGATAATTGCAAATACTGGTGCACCGATTAATGCAGTTATTACGCCAATCGGTAATTCCGTTGGAGAAATAATCGTTCTTGAAAGTAAATCTGCTAGAATTAAAAATCCACTTCCCGTAATAATCGACAACGGCAGAAGGTGCCTATGGTCCGGACCCCATAATAATCTTGAAAGATGTGGAATCACTAGCCCAACAAAACCTATCGTTCCTGAAACTGCAACCGCCGCTCCTGTTAAAATCGACCCTGCAGTTAAGATGATCAGTTTTCTCCTCTGAACATTCACACCTAAATGGTGGGCACGTTCTTCACCGAAGGACATGGCATTTAGTTCTTTTGCATTAAAAAGAAGTATCGTCGAACCCAGAATAAAAAAAGGTAAAATAATTTTTATGTATTCCCAGCCTCTCATCGATACACTACCCAATAGCCAGCCAATAATCTGCCTAAGTTCATCTCCTGTTAATGCAATCATAAGTGAAATAATGGCCCCGAGAAAGGAACTAAAGATAATTCCCGTTAATATGATCGTTTCCACTTTCATTGAGCGTTCAATTTTTCGAGCGAAAGCCAATACTAAAAAAATCGTGACCCATGAAAACAAGATGCTAAGTAATGGAAGGGTAAAACTCCCGATAATAGGGATTGATAATTGAAAAAATAAGGTGAGTACTGCCCCAACCGACGCACCTGAAGATACACCTAAAGTATAGGGGTCCGCTAATGGATTTCTTAATAGACCTTGAAAGGCTGCTCCCGCAATGGCGAGAGATGCCCCTACTAAACCCGCCAAAATAACTCGGGGTAACCGTATATTTAATACGATACTCGAAAACATGGGGTCGATTTGATCAAGTGAGATAAATCCAAATAGCTTTGACATCATGATTTGAAGAATGGTAAAGATAGGAACCGAAACGGTTCCTATCGAAATCCCTAGTAATATGCTTAGGAGAAGGAAGCTTCCTGCTATCAAATAGGCTACTATTTTATTATTTAAAAACTTCTGGATAAACAGCCTTTGCAAGATCCTCTACTCCTTCAACAATCCTTGGGCCTGAACGAGTCACAGTGTCAGAATCTACATCGATGACTTGCTTATTTTTTATTGCATTTACATTCTCCCAACCTTGTCTGCTAAACACTAGCTCTGCTGCATTCTCAGTATAAAAACCGTATGTAGTAATAATGACATCTGGATTTCGATCAATGATTGATTCCTGATCCATTTTAACCCAGCCTTCTTGATCGTTTGCAATATTTTCAGCATTTATCAACTGTATCATTTCATCCATAAAAGTGTTTTTACCCGTTGTAAACACTTCAGGAGCAGGGGATACCTCAACAAACACCTTTTTCTTTTCTTTTATTTCATTTGCCATAGCTTTAATTTCAGCTAATTTATCCTGCATACTAGTATTTAGTTCTTCAGCTGCTTTTGTTTCTCCAGTTGCTTTTCCAATCATAGCAATCGTTTCATATACCTGTTCAAAATTAAGAGCATCGTGAATGACCAAAACAGTAATTCCAGCATCTCTAAGCTGTTGAAGTCCTTCTGCCCCATTATCTGCGGTTGATTCATGTGCTAATACTAGATTAGGTTGTAAAGAGATAATTTTTTCGATATTTAGTTCCATATCACCAATTTTCTCTTTTGATGCCACTTCTTTAGGATAGTTGTCAAAATTAGATACACCTACAACTTCGTCACCAAGTCCCAGCGCAAAAGCAATTTCAGTATTACTCGGAATGACAGATACGATTTTTTCGGGTTTTGCCTCAATTGTAACCTCATTATCTAATGCATCTTTAATGGTTACTGGAAAAGCATTTTCTTCTTTCTTTTGCTCTGTGCTGCTGTTTGCTTCATCCTCTACAGGTTCTTTCTGTTCACCGCATGCTGCTAAAGCACCGATAGTAAACAAAAGAATGAGTAATAATGATGATAATTTTTTCATATTTCTTCCCCCTAAGATGACTTTTCGTCAAGTACTTCATAATAAACACTACCCCAAACATAAAAAACACCTCCTACTAAACGTAAGAGATGTTGGTTAGATTAGATTCCATTATAGAAATGATTCTAGTCGTCCACACCTCCCTATCCTCGTAGGTTCTTTTGGGGCAAAAGAATTAGGCAGGTTTCCTGGCTCATGGTCATTGCTCCCTGCGTCTTCCCATCAAATTGACAGTGACATTTTGCAGGTTTGCTCCCATTTACAGTGGCGGGACCGCGTTGGCATTTAACCAACTTCCCTTTTAAGTTAAAAACTTTTGAATGAGTTTTTAAGCACCTATTCTTAAATATTTTTTATGATAGTCCTATTATATAAGATAAAAATTCAAAATGTATCATTTTCCTCATATTTCATCAAAAAGCATTTTATTTTTCCATATTTCGGATTAAATTAGCCATCTCAATCGCTCCGGTTGCTACATCCCAACCTTTATTTCCAGCCTTTGTTCCTGCACGTTCAATTGCCTGTTCAATTGATTCCGTTGTTAAGACTCCAAAAATAACAGGCATTCCGCTATCTAGATTGATTCTTGAAACACCTTTAGCGACTTCATTACACACATAGTCAAAGTGTGGAGTGGATCCGCGAATCACGGTACCTAATGTAATTACAGCATCATATTTTTTGCTATTCGCCATTTTTTGTGCGATTAACGGAATTTCGAATGCACCTGGTACCCAGGCGATGTCTACATCTGATTCACTAACACCATGCCTTTTTAGGGCATCTTGGGCACCGCTTAGCAATTTGCTTGTAATAAATTCATTAAAACGTCCTACAACGATTCCAATTTTTAAACCAGAGCCTACTAAATTACCTTCATAAATATTATTCATGTTAATACCTCCAAATATTTTAGTGTAAAGTTTTTATTTTACTTTGTCCTCAATTATTTCCATTTGCAATGGGACCGTTTCGATGACTTCAAGGTCATATCCTTTTAGTCCTTTTATTTTTCGTGGATTATTGGTTAACAACTTCATTTTACTTATGCCTAAATCCCCTAGGATCTGAGCACCTATGCCAAATTCACGTAATTCTTGTCCACTGCCATTGTTTTCATTTATCTCTTGCCCATCCTCTTTTGACTGGTATGAACGCAATTTATTTAATAAACCACTGCCTTCCTGACGCATGTAAAGGAGGACTCCATTTCCTGCTCTTTCTATTTGACTTAAGGCAGCATGCAGTTGTGGGCGGCATTCACAGTGATATGAACCGAAAACATCGCCTGTTAAACACTCAGAATGCACACGGACAAGGATAGGATTCTCAGGGTTTATTTCGCCTTTAATTAATGCAAGATGTTCTTTTCCATCGATAACATTCGAATATCCTACAGCCTTAAAATCGCCAAATTCTGTTGGAAAATTTGTTTCTACTTCACGTTTAACCAACTTGTCCTTTTTATTGCGATATTCAATCAAGTCCTTAATAGTGATTAACTTGAGGTTAAGTTCATCGGCAATTTTTCGCAATTGCGGAACACGTGCCATTGATCCATCTTCATTCATGATTTCGCAAATGACTCCAGCAGGCTTAGCTCCACAAAGTCGTGCTAAATCAACTGCTGCTTCCGTGTGTCCTGTTCTTCTCAAGACTCCTCCTTTTTTGGCCACTAATGGAAAAATGTGACCTGGTCGCTTGAAATCAGAAGGCTTTGATTCCGGGTCGAGCAAACTTAAGACCGTTGCCGAACGTTCAAACGCTGAAATCCCGGTAGTTGTAAATTTATG from Neobacillus sp. CF12 encodes:
- a CDS encoding bifunctional adenosylcobinamide kinase/adenosylcobinamide-phosphate guanylyltransferase codes for the protein MAEASLIFISGGVRSGKSSFAEKMALELARENGGQLNYLATGVASDQEMQERIAKHRRDREAETFKWRTIEQSQHIGEAAVMFNDNDIILLDCVTTLLNNELFLASQSWDESFFKQVMETIITGINEIRVRAKVLIVVSNEVFHESMAENDLVFSYGRLLGKIHQHLVKTADQAFLVEAGIAINMKGVRI
- the cobD gene encoding threonine-phosphate decarboxylase CobD; the encoded protein is MKWPSHGSNPQHLFKSMGLSLPEKYIDFSANINPLGPPPDLKEKWNDFYQEIIVYPDPFAEKLKNRIAEGEQISNDSILIGNGGAELITLVARLLTGKKVLVVEPTFSEYEMACRANHCEIQYHQLKEPNFELSIDELRLSLPSVDALFLCNPNNPTGIQYSVSTILSIIEECEKQNCFVILDEAFYDFLLDYQSFIPYINKFPNLIIIRSMTKMFAIPGLRLGYLAATPEIIAKLSKLQPHWSINTIALLAGELCLQNKDFINKTQVYIWEERERLHTFYSKNNFEITPSQVNFYLLRDPFFTDQFSLFEFLLHKGIIPRHTFNFPGLEGNWLRFAIKSKQENSALMEVLLEWRKLH
- the cbiB gene encoding adenosylcobinamide-phosphate synthase CbiB, encoding MIVYHLIAITIAYFIDKVVGDPPHWPHPVRWIGSLISLFEKRLNHGKNKKFKGVAMLLFVLFLVFLIVILLVGISYQIHPIAGIIVESMIIATTIAQKSLKEASFNVYGPLEKGDLAGARNKLSFIVGRDTGTLNEGEIARGAIETVAENTSDGVTAPLFWALIGGAPLAMVYRASNTCDSMVGYMNERFKDFGWASAKWDDVMNWVPSRITGIIMLIGTKPAELEYRRAWKILFRDAKKHPSPNSGWGEAAVAAILGIQLGGINYYKGILSNRAKMGEPLVPIQAGHILVANKILDKTVFLFLLFLWIGGMILEMAITWIKSAAPF
- a CDS encoding adenosylcobinamide amidohydrolase, whose translation is MLSVQHVTGGYSTESVLRDITFEVQTGELFGILGPNGSGKTTLLKMISGILPFANGDIFIKGKRLQEYHSKQLAQSVAVLSQHSSQSFSYSVKETVSLGRYAHQTGWFQTWGEKDERIVQRVMRQTGITSFQNKSIQELSGGEKQRVFLAQALAQEPEILLLDEPTNHLDLSYQKELLDLLKNWTTETGLTVLSIFHDLNLAGLYCDRLLLLENGVININHKPNEVLREERIRNVYHTEIMKQPHPRVAAPQMVLIPEEKQEKKKIKIDESMLRHTNEFIELKAPSPLRTMSSGVIGSGVGWHHTFVNRHVGKDYNCSDHRKEMADFLKINGFEPSETVGMMTAVILEDVSYKHIEGAGFSVFVVVTAGVGNAVDASKSEQHTFEQVPGTINTWIFVNGELTEEAFIQSIMTATEAKAKVLHDLNIIDGVTGTIATGTSTDSILIAATQTGVGLEYAGTITALGKLIGKAVHECTLEAIRKSQKRKRI
- a CDS encoding iron chelate uptake ABC transporter family permease subunit, whose product is MQRLFIQKFLNNKIVAYLIAGSFLLLSILLGISIGTVSVPIFTILQIMMSKLFGFISLDQIDPMFSSIVLNIRLPRVILAGLVGASLAIAGAAFQGLLRNPLADPYTLGVSSGASVGAVLTLFFQLSIPIIGSFTLPLLSILFSWVTIFLVLAFARKIERSMKVETIILTGIIFSSFLGAIISLMIALTGDELRQIIGWLLGSVSMRGWEYIKIILPFFILGSTILLFNAKELNAMSFGEERAHHLGVNVQRRKLIILTAGSILTGAAVAVSGTIGFVGLVIPHLSRLLWGPDHRHLLPLSIITGSGFLILADLLSRTIISPTELPIGVITALIGAPVFAIILLQRKRTERSG
- a CDS encoding ABC transporter substrate-binding protein translates to MKKLSSLLLILLFTIGALAACGEQKEPVEDEANSSTEQKKEENAFPVTIKDALDNEVTIEAKPEKIVSVIPSNTEIAFALGLGDEVVGVSNFDNYPKEVASKEKIGDMELNIEKIISLQPNLVLAHESTADNGAEGLQQLRDAGITVLVIHDALNFEQVYETIAMIGKATGETKAAEELNTSMQDKLAEIKAMANEIKEKKKVFVEVSPAPEVFTTGKNTFMDEMIQLINAENIANDQEGWVKMDQESIIDRNPDVIITTYGFYTENAAELVFSRQGWENVNAIKNKQVIDVDSDTVTRSGPRIVEGVEDLAKAVYPEVFK
- the ribE gene encoding 6,7-dimethyl-8-ribityllumazine synthase; this translates as MNNIYEGNLVGSGLKIGIVVGRFNEFITSKLLSGAQDALKRHGVSESDVDIAWVPGAFEIPLIAQKMANSKKYDAVITLGTVIRGSTPHFDYVCNEVAKGVSRINLDSGMPVIFGVLTTESIEQAIERAGTKAGNKGWDVATGAIEMANLIRNMEK
- the ribB gene encoding 3,4-dihydroxy-2-butanone-4-phosphate synthase, with translation MFDTIEEALLDLQNGKVIIVCDDEDRENEGDFIALAEKATPEVINLMATHGKGLICIPIEEELAQKLELFPMVAVNTDEHGTAFTVSIDHKFTTTGISAFERSATVLSLLDPESKPSDFKRPGHIFPLVAKKGGVLRRTGHTEAAVDLARLCGAKPAGVICEIMNEDGSMARVPQLRKIADELNLKLITIKDLIEYRNKKDKLVKREVETNFPTEFGDFKAVGYSNVIDGKEHLALIKGEINPENPILVRVHSECLTGDVFGSYHCECRPQLHAALSQIERAGNGVLLYMRQEGSGLLNKLRSYQSKEDGQEINENNGSGQELREFGIGAQILGDLGISKMKLLTNNPRKIKGLKGYDLEVIETVPLQMEIIEDKVK